TCGGCGCTGTTGATTGAAACGAGCCTTTGCGTGCCAGTGGTCATGACCTCGCTGTTCCACTATCTGCCGCCGACGGCTGTGCGCAGTGGGCTTCTGATTCCGGCTTTGCTCGGAACCTTTCCTACGGTCACTTACATTGCTTTGCCGATTGCCGTGGGCATCGCCGTCGCGGTGGAATTTTCGCGCATGGCTTCGGAAGGCATGATCGCGGTTCTTTATTCTTTGCGCCTGTCCGCGTGGTCGATCTCCTTGCCAGCGGTGTTCGTGGCGCTGTTTGCCGTGGTCTTCGGCTATTGGTTCTCTTCCTTCGTTGCGCCGGCTTATGTCGGTAAAATGCATGATGTCATCTATGTGATCCGGAATTCGCTCAATCACCGCATGCTCGAACCGGCGCAATTTTATACGTTCGACGATGGCGCGCGTACGCTCTATTTCGAGCGTTGGAAATCCGAGGACGTCGTGAGCGGAATCTTCATTCATCAATTTTCCGCGGAGAAAAACGAGGAACAGATCATTTGGGCGCGGGAAGCCGAGTTTCGCCGCAATTCGCACGGCGTCTTGCTGATCATGAGCCACGGCACATTTCAAAGTGAGCCATTGGGATCAGCCGATATGCGCACCGCGGACTTCGAACAATACGCTCTCCAAATCGATATGCAGGGCACGGGCGGGCTACCGAAGCGAAATTGGGTCGGCGTCTTCGAGTTGCCGGCGATAACCTTTTTCAAAGATATGCCGAAGGCCGAGAAAGATCCGCACCAGTTTTCAGAATGGATGAGCGAGGCGACGAAGCGCATCGCAATCCCCATTCTGTCGTTGACTCATACGCTCTTTGCTATCGGTTTGGTTCTCACGCTGTCCAGCGCAACCGGGCGCGGCGGCGCGACAATTGTCGCACTCGTGGCTGTTCCTCTGGCGCATATTGCGATCTTGATCGGGTCCGAGAGTCTCGTTCGGCAAGATCCGCGGCTGGCGGTTCTCATCGCCTTGGCCATTCTCGCGGAATTCTTCAGCGGCCTCATACTCATTTACAGGCAGAGCGCGAATTTTCAACGAAGAGTTCGGGCGTGGCCGAAGTCGCCAAAATTCAAGAGCTTTTTCGTTGGAGGCTAGAGTCTCGACCGGATGATTCCACCCGATCGGAAAACGCTCTAGCTTCAGCGTCTTTGATTCCGTGCGGGCTGTCTGTTCTTTTGACGAAAGATCAAGCGTAGATCCGCGGATCAATCAGCGCCGCTTCAGTTTCCTCGGATGCTGCGCCGAGGGAGTCTTTGTAGCGGGCGAGGACTTCGGCGGGCTTTCCCTGGTCGCGAAGGTGGCCGTCCTCAAGCCAGATGACGCGGTCGCAAAACGTGTCCAGCATTTCCGGCGAATGCGAAACCATGAGAATGGTCCCGCGCTTGGCAAAGTCCCTAATATAATCCAGACATTTTTGTGCGAATGCGGCATCGCCGACCGACAGCGCCTCGTCGACGATCAGCACGTCGGCGTCGACATGGGCGCAGACCGAGAAGGCCAGCCGCGCCGTCATGCCGCTCGAATACATTTTCATCGGCTGATCGAAAAATTCGCCAATGTCGGCAAAGGCCTCGATCGAGGGGAGACGCGCGGCGATCTCGCCCCGCTTGAGGCCGAGGATGGCGCCGCCGATCATCGCATTTTCGCCACCCGTCAGCTCCTGATCGAAGCCGGCACCGAGCGCCAGGATCGGCGCGATGCGGCCGTTGACGGAGACTTCGCCATGGGTCGGCGTGGTGATGCCGCAGATCGTCTGCAGAAGCGTCGTCTTGCCGGCCCCGT
The window above is part of the Methylovirgula sp. HY1 genome. Proteins encoded here:
- a CDS encoding LptF/LptG family permease, translated to MPRLLYFYLAKRLFLSALLIETSLCVPVVMTSLFHYLPPTAVRSGLLIPALLGTFPTVTYIALPIAVGIAVAVEFSRMASEGMIAVLYSLRLSAWSISLPAVFVALFAVVFGYWFSSFVAPAYVGKMHDVIYVIRNSLNHRMLEPAQFYTFDDGARTLYFERWKSEDVVSGIFIHQFSAEKNEEQIIWAREAEFRRNSHGVLLIMSHGTFQSEPLGSADMRTADFEQYALQIDMQGTGGLPKRNWVGVFELPAITFFKDMPKAEKDPHQFSEWMSEATKRIAIPILSLTHTLFAIGLVLTLSSATGRGGATIVALVAVPLAHIAILIGSESLVRQDPRLAVLIALAILAEFFSGLILIYRQSANFQRRVRAWPKSPKFKSFFVGG
- a CDS encoding ABC transporter ATP-binding protein, whose protein sequence is MSSEVVIRCDSIGKAFQLYKHRNDQLKQILFGHWKQFYHPHWVLRDISFEVRKGECCGIIGRNGAGKTTLLQTICGITTPTHGEVSVNGRIAPILALGAGFDQELTGGENAMIGGAILGLKRGEIAARLPSIEAFADIGEFFDQPMKMYSSGMTARLAFSVCAHVDADVLIVDEALSVGDAAFAQKCLDYIRDFAKRGTILMVSHSPEMLDTFCDRVIWLEDGHLRDQGKPAEVLARYKDSLGAASEETEAALIDPRIYA